The following coding sequences lie in one Rutidosis leptorrhynchoides isolate AG116_Rl617_1_P2 chromosome 4, CSIRO_AGI_Rlap_v1, whole genome shotgun sequence genomic window:
- the LOC139842077 gene encoding transcription factor TGA2.1-like, with protein sequence MWIGGLRPTDMPQLIDNRTEVFGPQLEKMKSLTSEITNKEIALSTKFRNLEVTISNTLTGKYFVIKGNEVSMSSYYNSMSFLVGKLTIMHNFMDEKIFSGMHIVLTTRQIVMTLFTIHDRLTENNYIVEYVKNATKI encoded by the exons ATGTGGATTGGTGGATTACGTCCAACTGATATGCCACAG TTAATCGACAATCGTACTGAAGTTTTTGGACCTCAACTTGAAAAAATGAAATCTTTAACATCTGAAATTACGAACAAAGAGATTGCACTTAGTACAAAATTTAGAAATTTAGAAGTCACAATATCAAATACTTTAACAGGGAAATATTTTGTGATTAAAGGAAACGAAGTGTCAATGTCAAGTTATTACAATTCTATGTCATTTTTAGTTGGAAAACTTACTATTATGCACAACTTTATGGATGAG AAGATTTTCTCAGGGATGCACATAGTACTAACAACAAGACAAATAGTTATGACATTATTCACAATTCATGATCGTCTAACAGAGAATAACTACATTGTCGAATATGTGAAAAATGCAACGAAGATCTGA